TTGTTCAAGTACCTTCTTcctttgtaaataaaataaaataaagggtcTCTCCTAAACTATGCATACACTAGCAACAAACAATACAGAACAAAGATTTCTTACAAACTCCCAAATATCACTGCCATGTCTCATACTAAAATTCAGCGTGAAAATTCAAGGTCAtgccaaataaaaaaacaaatgcaaagtacaagaaaaacaaagagatgATTATTACCTTAATATCATCATTGGAAACACCATAATCCAAGTTTGAAATGTAAAGCTTGGTCCCAGATTCTATGGAAGCCGCACGAAAACCTTGAGTAAGGTACCCCGTCGCAGCCACATGCTGATCTACATATGAATCGTGCTGCCACGTCGCCTCCGGCGCCTAAAATCGATAATTAACCAAATACAATGCAAAATTAGGGTTAGAAATCAAAAACTGAactcatcaaaattaaaaactaaaaaaatagatgaaagtAAAAGGTACCTTAGCGGTGGCATAAGGTGCAGCGCAGTTGGCGGCAAGGTTGGGGAACCGGCGAGTAAGTTCAGATCCGGAGGGTTGGGTCCGGCAACGGGAGCTTCTGGATCCAGATTTTTTGTTGTTCTTGATTATGTCGTCAAGCGACATATCCATGACTACACACTAAGGCCACCAGGGAACTTTTAAAGCATTGACTTTATTTACAGAATAGCGAGCGCCACCTGTattttgaattcattttttGGTCCTCGACATCATGATATCATATTTGTTCTTCTTGTACTGtttgtaaatttaaaacatGTAATGCTCGATggtaaaattattgtttatcattattattttctaactatCATAAAACATGGAGCACacacataaataaaatacttaagtTACACCAAAGAGTTATTCTTTATTATCATCCTTCACTTTCAAAAGATAAACGatataaatgattaataattctaaaaaaaaattcttcttgaAATAACTTGATCATTcctaatatttttatctataatatgaattttatttcaattgtatttcaattttattttttacttattttaatctccttataaaatgattcttataatttaaaatgttaaaaataaataaaattcaaatgaaaactaattcaaaaaataatatatcaaggaaaacatatatttaaatcacaaaaaatgtaattctatttagaaatataaaatttgtcaaaTCAGTTGAAATTTCCAACTTTGTATGGTATTACATTTCTATTTGGAATGATAAGATATAGATACTTCTATATATTATactttgttaatatttattatttttgtctatCTAATATGTCGACCAAACTTTTCCCTTCTATTCCATTATCATAGTAGGTAGATTTCATAATCATTTATAAATTAgtaatgtaattatattaaacctTATATATTTACACCTACTTGGTTCACCTAATTAGtggattcttcttctaattCTAAAATAAGTGAAGAAATATAATTTCCAAATGTATTTTAGATGCGGATGGTCCATTTTCGTATTTATAGCTATAATTGGAGAATTGATGAAGATTATTAGCAATGTTATGAAGCGGAATACACTGTGACCAATAAAACTAATTGCACCTtaatattaaaaggaaaaaaaaagagcattaaagttgaaattttaattttttaaaaaaacattctaagacggtcctttgggaaaatcgtcttagaatcattaaaatatttttaaaaaaaatacattctaagatggttctctAAAAAGCCATCTTAGaatcatcaatatattttaatttttttctttttaaaaaaatacattcttagaaccgtcttagaaatatatcattctaagatggtttttagcTAAGAACTGCCTTAGAAGGTAtctttttctaagacggtttttttgGAACTATCGTAGAAAGTGAAGACTTTTTACGACGTTACCTACGACGACAGTTAATAATCGACGTCGAATGTGTCTTTTAACAAAGattttttgtgtttgatttGCAAATTAGCATGCCTTCAAAACCTTGGGTGTTTGCTGCCTTGATAGGAATGTGAATGGATAGGAGTCAGACATAAGATTATTTGTTATTCGTGTGTTGGAGAAAAAATTTAGATTTAGGAATTAGTGTTATTTCCtttgtaatatataaatataatatgatcCTTTTATAACTTTAAGGGCAGTAGGTATCTGTATTATGATATTTGTACTCTACTCATTAACAAGTGGATAAAAAATATCCATAGCCGTGGATAAGGTATACTCATTTAAAGAATCAACCGGCAGATTTTATTTGCAGATATTCTTgggtataaatttttttgtccatCCTTGATATTGGAAGACCAATTTTTACGCTAATTTTGTTTCTCGGATGTTTgagctcttttattttttggtgttgtgtatgattttcaatttttcacctGCTGCTGTGCTTTTAAATTTGCATATTAATTATCATTCAAAAATCTAAATCTTGTCTAATCCTTTTTgtataatatagccaaataagagaatagaaaaaaaaatgtttctttactttttttaatctcCCCATCTTTGTTTAGATTATTTTCTTGTCTAATAGAAAGGCCAAAAGGGATGCATTCCGTGATgacatttacttttttttccatATTGAAATCTTCTCAGCGTGCATGTGGGATCATAATCTCCATCACATATTCACACGACGAGTGTGagcatgaaccttagggtagatttttgagcccatgggccaaggttgggcccaattatctttgtacatattagattacgatgtcattatatttgatctttgtatttagggctccataatgtaggtagggtaccctagaaatataggatttttcagcccttgtattttagggcac
This region of Glycine soja cultivar W05 chromosome 17, ASM419377v2, whole genome shotgun sequence genomic DNA includes:
- the LOC114391572 gene encoding THO complex subunit 4A-like, which encodes MDMSLDDIIKNNKKSGSRSSRCRTQPSGSELTRRFPNLAANCAAPYATAKAPEATWQHDSYVDQHVAATGYLTQGFRAASIESGTKLYISNLDYGVSNDDIKYETWQ